From Lolium perenne isolate Kyuss_39 chromosome 5, Kyuss_2.0, whole genome shotgun sequence, a single genomic window includes:
- the LOC127299970 gene encoding histone-lysine N-methyltransferase, H3 lysine-9 specific SUVH3: protein MEFIVGSSKDDAEADEQPLDLKPLKSLSPMFPTPPGYDVSSVSADPPVVYITPIFRSCSSSEHPRPDPASSAQESPISTNPPNVTPISSKFPTPQPVSTIPLNVTPISAKFPTPRHKPASTIPLKVTPISVKFPTQRHEDESSDEGSDEDYNPCYNKRKPPSLKRATKKARRAADSNATDIEQRPVRRSLSKELVCWRSSSKSPRELVEATMNMFDSLRRYTLQLADNEDSSKRADLKASVLMNQNNLRINDMKIIGPVPGVEIGDIFFYRMEMNILGLHVPIMGGVDYLPATQVGKDASLAVNIISSGGYENDENDTDILVYTGHGGNSRYKKHDQKLMRGNLALKNSAKKKNQIRVVRGVDDPFINSGKVYIYDGIYRIEDSWMDTAANGFSVFKYKLRREPGQPDGISVWKMTEKWKANPATREKAITLDLSSEVENLPVCLVNDVGDEKRPSHFEYVTGVKYLRSLSRNKPVQNCKCPSMCLPGDTNCSCVQQNGGGLPYSSSGVLAKHVPMLYECSSDCHCSQECRNRVAQKGVKLNLEVFSTGDRGWGLRSWDPIRAGTFICEYAGEVIDETNMNTNIEEDDYIFRPSFPNDKALRYNLGAELFEEASTDATAENFKQFPIVINAKEAGNVARFINHSCSPNLLWQAVQYDHGDDNYPHIMFFAMKHIPPMTELTYDYGVRGAPPGFKGKFPQACKLRACLCGSTKCRGSF from the exons ATG GAGTTCATTGTCGGGAGCTCGAAAGATGATGCAGAAGCTGACGAGCAGCCTCTGGACCTGAAGCCATTAAAATCACTGTCGCCGATGTTCCCTACACCTCCAGGGTATGATGTATCAAGTGTATCAGCCGATCCACCAGTAGTCTACATCACACCTATATTCAGGTCCTGCTCCTCATCAGAACATCCTAGGCCAGATCCTGCATCATCTGCTCAGGAATCACCGATATCCACAAATCCTCCAAACGTCACACCAATCTCATCGAAATTTCCTACGCCGCAACCAGTGTCCACAATTCCTCTGAACGTCACACCAATCTCAGCGAAATTCCCCACGCCGCGACATAAACCGGCGTCCACAATTCCTCTGAAGGTCACACCAATCTCGGTGAAATTCCCCACGCAGCGACATGAAGACGAATCATCAGATGAAGGATCGGATGAAGATTACAATCCCTGTTAcaacaagagaaaaccaccttcacTGAAGAGGGCAACCAAGAAGGCTCGGCGAGCTGCAGACTCCAATGCAACTGACATCGAGCAAAGACCAGTAAGGAGGAGCCTCAGCAAGGAGCTTGTCTGCTGGCGCTCCTCGTCAAAAAGCCCAAGGGAGTTAGTTGAAGCGACAATGAACATGTTTGATTCGCTCCGGCGCTATACGCTGCAGTTAGCTGACAATGAGGATAGTAGCAAGCGTGCCGACTTGAAGGCTAGTGTTCTCATGAATCAAAACAACCTGAGGATCAATGACATGAAGATAATAGGGCCTGTCCCGGGTGTTGAAATTGGAGATATTTTCTTCTACAGGATGGAAATGAACATTTTGGGTTTGCATGTGCCAATAATGGGTGGCGTCGATTACCTGCCGGCTACACAAGTTGGGAAAGATGCGAGTCTTGCCGTGAACATTATCTCATCTGGTGGATACGAGAATGATGAAAATGACACGGATATTCTGGTGTACACAGGCCACGGCGGCAATAGCCGGTACAAGAAGCATGACCAGAAGCTTATGAGAGGAAACCTTGCTCTCAAGAACAGTGCCAAGAAGAAGAATCAAATCAGGGTTGTGCGCGGTGTGGATGATCCATTCATTAACTCGGGCAAGGTTTATATATATGATGGGATTTACCGCATCGAAGATTCTTGGATGGACACCGCGGCGAATGGTTTCAGTGTTTTCAAGTACAAGCTTAGGAGGGAGCCAGGCCAACCTGATGGAATTTCAGTTTGGAAGATGACAGAGAAGTGGAAAGCAAATCCTGCCACAAGAGAAAAAGCCATAACGTTGGATTTATCATCGGAGGTTGAGAACCTACCTGTCTGCCTTGTCAATGACGTCGGTGACGAAAAGAGACCGAGCCACTTTGAATATGTCACTggagtgaagtatttgagatcTCTTAGTAGGAACAAGCCAGTGCAGAACTGCAAATGCCCTAGCATGTGCTTGCCAGGTGACACTAACTGTTCATGTGTGCAACAGAATGGTGGTGGTCTTCCTTACAGCTCATCCGGGGTGCTTGCGAAGCATGTTCCGATGCTTTATGAGTGCTCTTCTGATTGTCATTGTTCTCAAGAATGTCGAAACAGGGTCGCGCAGAAAGGGGTTAAACTAAACTTGGAGGTTTTCTCGACTGGAGACCGTGGATGGGGTCTCCGATCATGGGACCCAATCCGTGCTGGTACATTCATTTGCGAGTATGCTGGTGAAGTGATTGATGAAACCAACATGAACACGAATATTGAGGAAGATGACTACATCTTTCGCCCGTCATTTCCCAACGATAAGGCTTTAAGATATAATCTAGGTGCAGAATTGTTTGAAGAAGCGAGTACTGATGCCACAGCCGAGAACTTCAAGCAATTCCCTATCGTGATAAATGCAAAAGAGGCAGGGAACGTAGCTCGTTTTATCAACCATAGCTGCTCCCCGAATCTCCTTTGGCAGGCTGTGCAGTATGACCATGGGGATGATAATTATCCACATATCATGTTCTTCGCGATGAAGCATATTCCTCCCATGACTGAACTGACCTATGATTATGGTGTAAGAGGGGCTCCTCCTGGCTTTAAGGGCAAATTTCCCCAAGCTTGCAAGCTCAGGGCATGCCTCTGCGGATCTACAAAGTGCCGAGGTTCTTTCTGA